Proteins from a single region of Sediminitomix flava:
- a CDS encoding phosphatase yields the protein MKKLTFLLLSISMLFTACDSTESDFTKIDLKNHSTTPHFLKLKSGFENLEVYSLLSSEDKLEGSPDFVYGSMADGAGLLRNADGTYTLINNIEADYSIARIILDETFKPISGEYILNSNATANTAQCSGTLITPAEHGFGPLYLSGGEWGGSNTNVFAVDPFKSASDASSSVILGAMGQWTVENAVPLGKNAYPGKTIVFIGDDSHGEAGGQLAMYMSDQVGDLSGGKLYALKVGDGTITANEIAEGGEFDAEFVELSEYSYDALNEECIAKKVMAFNRVEDIDYRKGSAADNREVYFNATGRSQYNDDRTKYGRVYKLVLDESNPLKAKISVELDGDDLTGKAKAFHSPDNILVTENYAYIQEDPNGYADDVNKEHDAYLYQYNLNTGELKVVLESDHRSNSAVEGQYSLADDRWGKWELTGMIDISDVVNEEGTFLLIQQAHSWYNDDFLNPDGVGSIEDSRNEGSILTVIRGLDR from the coding sequence ATGAAAAAACTGACTTTTTTATTGTTAAGCATATCTATGCTTTTCACCGCTTGTGATTCTACTGAATCTGATTTCACTAAAATTGATTTAAAAAATCATTCTACAACTCCACACTTTTTGAAATTAAAGTCTGGTTTTGAAAACCTTGAAGTTTACTCTCTTTTATCTTCTGAAGATAAATTAGAAGGAAGTCCTGACTTTGTGTACGGAAGCATGGCTGATGGAGCAGGTTTATTGCGTAATGCAGATGGCACTTACACACTTATCAACAATATAGAGGCAGATTACTCTATCGCTCGTATCATTCTTGATGAAACATTCAAACCTATCAGTGGCGAGTACATTTTGAATTCAAATGCAACAGCAAATACAGCTCAGTGCTCTGGTACTTTAATTACTCCTGCTGAACACGGTTTCGGACCTCTTTACCTTAGTGGTGGCGAATGGGGAGGTAGCAATACAAATGTTTTCGCTGTTGATCCTTTTAAAAGCGCAAGTGATGCTAGCTCATCTGTAATTCTTGGTGCAATGGGACAATGGACGGTTGAAAATGCTGTTCCTCTTGGAAAAAATGCTTATCCAGGTAAAACGATTGTATTCATCGGAGACGATAGTCATGGCGAAGCTGGTGGACAACTTGCAATGTATATGTCTGATCAAGTTGGTGACTTAAGTGGTGGAAAACTTTATGCCTTGAAAGTTGGTGATGGTACAATCACTGCAAATGAAATTGCTGAAGGTGGTGAATTCGATGCTGAATTTGTTGAGTTATCGGAGTATTCATATGACGCACTGAACGAAGAATGTATTGCTAAAAAAGTAATGGCATTCAACCGTGTTGAAGACATTGATTACCGTAAAGGTTCTGCTGCTGATAACCGTGAAGTCTATTTCAATGCGACAGGTCGTAGCCAATACAACGATGACCGTACTAAATATGGCCGTGTGTACAAATTGGTTCTAGATGAAAGCAATCCTTTGAAAGCTAAAATCTCTGTAGAATTGGACGGTGATGACTTAACAGGAAAAGCAAAAGCATTCCATAGCCCAGATAACATTCTTGTGACTGAAAACTATGCTTACATTCAAGAAGACCCTAATGGCTACGCTGATGATGTAAATAAAGAACATGACGCATACTTATATCAGTACAATCTTAATACAGGTGAATTGAAAGTAGTATTGGAATCTGACCACAGAAGTAATTCTGCCGTTGAAGGTCAGTATTCTTTGGCTGACGATCGTTGGGGTAAATGGGAACTTACAGGTATGATTGATATCTCTGATGTTGTAAACGAAGAAGGTACATTCTTACTTATCCAACAAGCACACTCTTGGTACAACGATGATTTCCTTAATCCTGATGGTGTTGGTAGTATTGAAGACAGTAGAAACGAAGGAAGTATCCTAACGGTAATTAGAGGTTTAGACAGATAA
- a CDS encoding cytochrome-c peroxidase gives MRTFFVLSKGAIFSLFAFLFWGCQSETNDDRLKKAFQIKFEADIQNCKESLELLQTQNERDSLIFYFKKSRLAFKQCEPVLSFYASSTYQALNQVNLPKIDEDDNAEKVINAKGYQVIEELLVEEHLPVKDIRKQITNMITSLDLLKKLQPLQKFQKHHILWLSRNELLRISSLGISGFDSPILLNSLDENKQALESLRDYMHLSEVLFSEKELLSQWDKQLRAASDMITSYENFNDFDRYHFIRDHIHSLLATWVLICEDWNIEFPFEQKIDYKTTSFFSPNTFVVKQFAPAYSSESNKELIALGKDLFHDKRFSKDGKMSCASCHQVDKAFTDGRQFAQTNSGGNTKRNAPTVLYTALQNAQFYDARSGGLEEQISAVIKNKDEFHNQIKNIVEVTKKRSEYVNRFKQNYKEGVTAKTVRNAIATYERSLLPFNSSFDQNISKQANNLSQDAITGFNLFMGKAKCGTCHFAPVFNGTIPPNFSHTELEVIGVPQSVKWENAEVDKDLGRFDIFPVEQRKHAFKTPTVRNAKLTAPYMHNGVYQTLDDVIKFYNLGGGAGIGIDLPNQTLPPDSLGLSTQESEQIIAFLHSLTDSLNSY, from the coding sequence ATGAGAACATTTTTTGTGTTGAGCAAAGGGGCTATTTTTAGTCTCTTTGCTTTTTTGTTTTGGGGCTGTCAGTCCGAAACAAATGATGATCGCTTAAAAAAAGCATTTCAAATAAAGTTTGAAGCAGATATTCAAAACTGTAAAGAAAGTCTTGAGCTACTTCAGACTCAGAATGAAAGAGATAGTCTTATTTTTTACTTTAAGAAATCTCGCTTAGCCTTCAAGCAGTGCGAACCTGTATTAAGTTTTTATGCTTCAAGTACTTATCAAGCGCTAAATCAAGTCAATCTTCCTAAAATTGACGAAGATGATAATGCAGAAAAAGTTATTAATGCCAAAGGCTATCAAGTTATTGAAGAATTATTGGTAGAAGAGCATTTACCAGTAAAAGATATTCGGAAGCAAATCACGAATATGATAACCTCTTTGGACTTACTAAAAAAGCTACAGCCTTTACAAAAATTTCAGAAGCATCACATTCTTTGGTTGAGTAGAAATGAACTTCTTCGTATCAGTTCATTAGGTATTAGCGGTTTTGATAGCCCAATCCTTCTCAATTCATTAGATGAAAATAAGCAAGCCTTAGAATCGCTCAGAGATTATATGCACTTATCTGAAGTTCTATTTTCAGAAAAAGAACTTCTGTCCCAATGGGATAAGCAATTAAGGGCAGCAAGTGACATGATCACTTCTTATGAGAATTTCAATGATTTTGACCGCTATCATTTTATCAGAGATCATATTCATAGTTTACTTGCCACTTGGGTTCTGATTTGTGAAGACTGGAATATCGAATTCCCATTTGAGCAAAAAATTGATTACAAAACTACCTCATTCTTTTCCCCAAATACTTTTGTAGTCAAACAATTTGCACCTGCATACAGCAGTGAATCCAATAAGGAACTGATTGCACTCGGTAAAGATTTATTTCATGATAAAAGATTCTCCAAAGATGGTAAAATGAGTTGTGCGAGTTGTCATCAAGTAGATAAAGCATTTACGGATGGTCGTCAATTTGCACAAACGAACTCTGGAGGAAATACAAAAAGAAATGCTCCTACGGTACTTTATACAGCACTCCAAAATGCTCAATTTTACGATGCCAGGAGTGGTGGACTAGAAGAGCAAATATCTGCAGTGATAAAAAATAAAGATGAGTTTCATAATCAGATCAAAAACATTGTCGAGGTCACAAAGAAGAGATCTGAATACGTGAACAGATTCAAGCAAAATTATAAGGAAGGAGTCACGGCTAAAACTGTCAGAAATGCTATCGCGACTTATGAAAGAAGTTTGCTGCCCTTCAACTCTTCTTTTGACCAAAACATTTCTAAGCAAGCAAATAATTTATCACAAGATGCCATTACTGGTTTCAACTTGTTTATGGGTAAAGCCAAATGTGGGACATGTCATTTCGCTCCAGTATTTAACGGCACTATTCCTCCAAACTTTAGCCACACAGAGCTTGAAGTTATTGGTGTTCCTCAAAGTGTAAAATGGGAAAATGCAGAAGTTGATAAAGACTTAGGTCGATTTGATATTTTCCCTGTAGAGCAGCGTAAACATGCCTTCAAAACCCCTACAGTGAGAAATGCAAAACTTACTGCTCCATACATGCATAATGGTGTTTATCAAACTTTAGATGACGTCATTAAATTTTACAATCTAGGTGGCGGAGCTGGCATTGGAATTGATTTACCCAATCAAACTTTACCTCCTGATAGTTTAGGTTTGAGTACTCAAGAAAGTGAGCAAATCATAGCTTTTCTTCATTCCTTGACCGATTCTCTGAATAGCTATTAA
- a CDS encoding S1/P1 nuclease, which produces MKKLVLIFLLLFSTQLVFAWGQNGHRIVAQICYDNLSDRSKIEIDEILDRYYLTQLSTWPDFIRSNKNWAFTFSWHYTTVNSDKTVQQVIDAGNEKEGIQDVMEAIEFMTLVLKDDVKATQAFENLMKENNVESLANSTKATALAFLIHFVGDIHQPMHVGKNRDLGGNKIKVMFFSEKESLHAIWDTDIIEKQQLSFSEYTLMIEKNQAANKARWEKDKVKVWAEESVELREEIYNTLYDRTNENGLPELSYDYMYEFVPRMEERLAAAGYRAAFILNSIFDN; this is translated from the coding sequence TTGAAAAAATTAGTACTAATATTCCTTTTACTATTTTCAACACAGCTAGTGTTTGCATGGGGGCAAAATGGTCACCGAATTGTTGCACAAATTTGCTATGATAACCTATCTGATCGATCTAAAATAGAGATTGATGAGATTCTAGATCGTTACTACCTCACTCAGCTTTCTACTTGGCCAGATTTTATCCGATCAAATAAGAACTGGGCTTTTACTTTTAGTTGGCATTATACAACGGTAAATTCTGATAAAACTGTACAGCAAGTTATCGATGCAGGAAATGAGAAAGAAGGTATCCAAGATGTGATGGAGGCCATTGAATTTATGACTTTAGTTTTGAAAGATGATGTAAAAGCAACCCAAGCTTTTGAAAATTTGATGAAGGAAAATAATGTAGAATCGTTAGCTAATTCAACTAAAGCAACAGCTCTAGCTTTTCTGATTCACTTTGTTGGCGATATTCACCAACCGATGCACGTAGGGAAAAATAGAGATTTGGGAGGAAATAAAATTAAGGTCATGTTCTTCTCTGAAAAGGAAAGTTTACATGCGATTTGGGATACAGATATTATTGAAAAACAACAATTAAGTTTTTCGGAATACACCTTAATGATTGAGAAAAATCAAGCAGCAAATAAAGCTAGATGGGAAAAGGATAAGGTAAAAGTTTGGGCAGAGGAGTCTGTGGAACTTAGGGAAGAAATTTATAATACCTTGTATGATCGGACAAATGAGAATGGTTTACCTGAGCTTTCTTATGATTATATGTACGAATTTGTACCACGAATGGAAGAAAGATTAGCTGCCGCAGGCTACAGAGCCGCATTTATTCTTAATTCTATTTTTGATAATTAA